In a single window of the Nocardioides sp. L-11A genome:
- a CDS encoding cystathionine beta-synthase, translating into MEYVESLLQLIGNTPLVRLNRSLDLPDGDGGPLVLAKVEYLNPGGSVKDRIATRMIEAAEASGALQPGGTIVEPTSGNTGVGLAMVAQQKGYHCIFVCPDKVSEDKRNVLKAYGAEVVVCPTAVPPEHPDSYYNVSDRLANQPGAWKPDQYSNPHNPRSHYEETGPELWRQTEGRITHFVAGVGTGGTISGIGRYLKEQNGDVQVVGADPAGSVYSGGTGRPYLVEGVGEDFWPETYDRGVADRIIEVSDADSFAFTRRLAREEQMLVGGSSGMAAFAARQLAQELAAEGRNDAVIVVLLPDSGRGYLSKVFNDDWLAQYGFSTGQPRPAQTVGEVLRSKSVGMPALVHTHPNETIAEAVQILQEYGVSQMPVVRAEPPIVAAEVAGSVSERALLDALFTGKAKLTDSVELHMSPALPTIGSTEDATAAVPLLESADAVLVHEDGKPVGVLTRHDLLNFLARG; encoded by the coding sequence ATGGAGTACGTGGAGTCCCTGCTGCAGCTGATCGGCAACACCCCGCTGGTCCGGCTCAACCGTTCCCTCGACCTTCCCGACGGCGACGGCGGACCGCTGGTGCTGGCCAAGGTCGAGTACCTCAACCCCGGCGGTTCCGTGAAGGACCGGATCGCCACCCGCATGATCGAGGCCGCGGAGGCGTCCGGTGCGCTCCAGCCCGGCGGCACGATCGTCGAGCCGACGTCCGGCAACACCGGCGTCGGGCTGGCGATGGTGGCCCAGCAGAAGGGCTACCACTGCATCTTCGTGTGCCCCGACAAGGTCAGCGAGGACAAGCGCAACGTGCTCAAGGCGTACGGCGCCGAGGTGGTCGTCTGCCCGACGGCGGTCCCGCCCGAGCACCCCGACTCCTACTACAACGTGTCCGACCGGCTCGCCAACCAGCCGGGAGCCTGGAAGCCCGACCAGTACTCCAACCCGCACAACCCGCGCTCCCACTACGAGGAGACCGGTCCCGAGCTGTGGCGCCAGACCGAGGGTCGGATCACGCACTTCGTCGCGGGCGTCGGCACCGGCGGCACGATCTCCGGCATCGGTCGCTACCTCAAGGAGCAGAACGGTGACGTGCAGGTCGTCGGGGCCGACCCGGCCGGCTCGGTCTACTCCGGCGGCACCGGCCGCCCCTATCTCGTCGAGGGCGTGGGTGAGGATTTCTGGCCCGAGACCTACGACCGCGGCGTGGCCGACCGGATCATCGAGGTCTCCGACGCCGACTCCTTCGCCTTCACCCGCCGCCTCGCCCGCGAGGAGCAGATGCTCGTCGGCGGCTCGTCCGGCATGGCCGCCTTCGCCGCGCGCCAGCTCGCCCAGGAGCTCGCCGCCGAGGGGAGGAACGACGCCGTCATCGTCGTGCTGCTGCCCGACTCGGGCCGCGGCTACCTCAGCAAGGTCTTCAACGACGACTGGCTGGCCCAGTACGGCTTCAGCACCGGACAGCCGCGGCCGGCCCAGACCGTCGGTGAGGTGCTGCGGAGCAAGTCGGTCGGCATGCCCGCTCTCGTGCACACCCACCCCAACGAGACGATCGCCGAGGCGGTCCAGATCCTCCAGGAGTACGGCGTCTCGCAGATGCCCGTCGTGCGTGCGGAGCCGCCGATCGTGGCGGCCGAGGTCGCCGGCTCGGTCTCCGAGCGAGCGCTGCTCGACGCGCTGTTCACCGGCAAGGCCAAGCTGACCGACTCGGTCGAGCTGCACATGTCGCCGGCCCTGCCGACCATCGGCTCGACCGAGGACGCCACCGCCGCCGTACCCCTGCTGGAGTCGGCCGACGCGGTGCTGGTGCACGAGGACGGCAAGCCGGTCGGCGTGCTGACCCGGCACGACCTGCTCAACTTCCTCGCCCGTGGCTGA
- a CDS encoding cellulase family glycosylhydrolase: MTALVAGVLATATPAVPATATATTTPARVAPAGQDDPPPQLRRQGRWLVDERGRVVIVHGFNLVWKLDPYVPPDTAEGFTIADARWLERYGFNGARLGTLWAGITPDAPGVGDPAYRDGWQRVMDLLAERGIWMQLDMHQDQWHETYGGEGVPDWALRRPPLLGLLPPVNLPFPMGYWTPENSAVFDQFWAGRHGGLDGWARAWQVAAEWWKDQPHLMGYDLINEPWMGLEWLTCFTNGCPGSYRRELQPAYEKVTRAIREVDPANVVWWEPQQLAAGRPVPTYLEPMAGEDQLGYSWHNYCQDVFLESQGLPFGKVENCWRFSRERTATALAQAATMGAAPMMSEWGATDNLRAIEIDAAVADENLMGWSHWAYKRWQDPTTADDAQGMFRDDTDFGSVKEGKLRRLVRTYAQATAGTPLAMAFDAGTGDFSYRYRSNAVDAPTEIFVSPLHYPAGYDVTVTGGQWTAGTGGRIEVRPDVPGREVAVRITGR, encoded by the coding sequence GTGACCGCACTGGTGGCGGGGGTCCTCGCCACCGCGACCCCGGCCGTCCCGGCCACGGCTACGGCGACGACGACGCCTGCTCGGGTCGCACCCGCCGGCCAGGACGACCCGCCGCCGCAGCTGCGGCGCCAGGGACGCTGGCTGGTCGACGAGCGGGGCCGGGTCGTGATCGTCCACGGCTTCAACCTGGTCTGGAAGCTCGACCCCTACGTCCCGCCGGACACCGCCGAGGGCTTCACCATCGCCGACGCGCGGTGGCTGGAGCGCTACGGCTTCAACGGTGCCCGTCTCGGCACCCTGTGGGCCGGCATCACCCCCGACGCGCCGGGCGTGGGCGACCCGGCGTACCGCGACGGTTGGCAGCGGGTCATGGACCTGCTGGCCGAGCGGGGGATCTGGATGCAGCTCGACATGCACCAGGACCAGTGGCACGAGACGTACGGCGGCGAGGGGGTGCCCGACTGGGCGCTGCGCCGCCCGCCGCTGCTCGGCCTGCTGCCGCCGGTCAACCTGCCCTTCCCGATGGGCTACTGGACGCCCGAGAACTCGGCCGTCTTCGACCAGTTCTGGGCGGGCCGGCACGGCGGTCTCGACGGCTGGGCGCGGGCCTGGCAGGTCGCGGCGGAGTGGTGGAAGGACCAGCCGCACCTGATGGGCTACGACCTCATCAACGAGCCGTGGATGGGGCTGGAGTGGCTGACCTGCTTCACCAACGGTTGTCCCGGCTCCTACCGACGCGAGCTGCAGCCGGCGTACGAGAAGGTCACCCGGGCGATCCGCGAGGTCGATCCGGCCAATGTCGTGTGGTGGGAGCCGCAGCAGCTCGCCGCCGGGCGCCCGGTGCCGACGTACCTGGAGCCGATGGCGGGGGAGGACCAGCTCGGCTACTCCTGGCACAACTACTGCCAGGACGTCTTCCTGGAGTCCCAGGGCCTGCCGTTCGGCAAGGTCGAGAACTGCTGGCGGTTCAGCCGGGAGCGGACGGCGACCGCGCTCGCCCAGGCCGCCACGATGGGGGCCGCGCCGATGATGAGCGAGTGGGGCGCGACCGACAACCTGCGCGCCATCGAGATCGACGCCGCCGTCGCCGACGAGAACCTGATGGGCTGGAGCCACTGGGCCTACAAGCGCTGGCAGGACCCCACCACCGCCGACGACGCGCAGGGCATGTTCCGCGACGACACCGACTTCGGATCGGTCAAGGAGGGCAAGCTGCGCCGCCTGGTGCGCACCTACGCCCAGGCCACCGCCGGCACGCCGCTGGCGATGGCCTTCGACGCCGGCACCGGCGACTTCTCCTACCGGTACCGCTCCAACGCCGTCGACGCCCCGACCGAGATCTTCGTCAGCCCCCTGCACTACCCCGCCGGGTACGACGTCACGGTGACCGGCGGGCAGTGGACGGCGGGCACCGGCGGACGGATCGAGGTGCGGCCCGACGTACCCGGTCGGGAGGTGGCGGTCCGGATCACGGGGCGCTGA
- a CDS encoding Bax inhibitor-1/YccA family protein gives MQSNNPVFRRSEEFNRSGAAAYQGFGEPQYGGYQQPGYPAPEAPTGARQGRMTIDSVVQSTAITLAVVFLTAAATWILTPSIEGADVAEDLAPLYAASAIGGILAFVLSLVNSFKRQISPALVLAFAAAEGVALGAISKTFDAFIGDTIVLQAVLGTMAAFAGTLAAYKFFDIQVGNKFRTMVTAAMFGMVGLGLMEIVLSMFSADLGLFGFGPLGLLFAVAGLVLGVFMLVMDFDFVEQGVRNGIPERESWRASFAMTVSLVWIYTNLLRILAILQQD, from the coding sequence ATGCAGAGCAACAACCCGGTGTTCCGGCGCTCCGAGGAGTTCAACCGGTCCGGAGCCGCTGCCTACCAGGGCTTCGGTGAGCCGCAGTACGGCGGCTACCAGCAGCCCGGCTACCCCGCCCCGGAGGCGCCCACCGGCGCCCGCCAGGGCCGGATGACCATCGACTCGGTCGTCCAGTCGACCGCGATCACGCTGGCCGTCGTCTTCCTCACCGCGGCGGCGACGTGGATCCTCACGCCCTCCATCGAGGGCGCCGACGTCGCCGAGGACCTGGCCCCGCTCTACGCCGCGTCCGCCATCGGCGGCATCCTGGCCTTCGTCCTGTCCCTGGTGAACTCGTTCAAGCGCCAGATCAGCCCGGCGCTCGTGCTCGCCTTCGCCGCCGCCGAGGGTGTCGCCCTCGGCGCGATCAGCAAGACCTTCGACGCCTTCATCGGCGACACGATCGTCCTGCAGGCCGTCCTCGGCACCATGGCCGCGTTCGCCGGCACCCTGGCGGCGTACAAGTTCTTCGACATCCAGGTCGGCAACAAGTTCCGCACCATGGTGACGGCCGCGATGTTCGGCATGGTCGGCCTCGGCCTCATGGAGATCGTCCTCAGCATGTTCAGCGCCGACCTCGGCCTGTTCGGCTTCGGTCCGCTGGGCCTGCTGTTCGCGGTCGCGGGCCTCGTGCTCGGTGTGTTCATGCTGGTCATGGACTTCGACTTCGTCGAGCAGGGCGTCCGCAACGGCATCCCGGAGCGGGAGTCGTGGCGCGCGTCGTTCGCGATGACCGTCAGCCTGGTCTGGATCTACACCAACCTGCTGCGCATCCTCGCGATCCTCCAGCAGGACTGA
- the dapC gene encoding succinyldiaminopimelate transaminase, translating to MTLGAVSGRLPDFPWDKLPQYAEQARAHAGGIVDLSIGTPVDPTPQVARAALTRAADAPGYPVTIGTPEVRQAVVDWLAGTHGVTGLGLDQVLPLIGSKEFIASLPTYLGLGPGDLIGYPALAYPTYEVGAALVGARAVATDALTTFGPETPKLLWVNSPSNPSGRVLPKEHLKKVVDWCRERGVLLVSDECYLDCVWEGEAYSVLHPDISGGSAEGILVVHSLSKRSNLAGYRCAFVAGDRDVIAELLAVRKNLGLMMPAPQQHAMAAVLGDEAHVKEQHERYRARRTVLRTALEAAGYTIEHSEASLYLWTTRGTADDGGPDCWQLVADLAARGILVAPGAFYGAAGSHHVRIALTATDERIAAAAERLAPTR from the coding sequence GTGACGTTGGGTGCCGTCTCGGGCCGGCTGCCCGACTTCCCCTGGGACAAGCTGCCCCAGTACGCCGAGCAGGCCCGTGCGCACGCCGGCGGGATCGTCGATCTCTCGATCGGGACGCCGGTCGACCCGACGCCGCAGGTCGCGCGCGCCGCGCTGACCCGGGCGGCCGACGCGCCGGGCTACCCGGTGACGATCGGCACTCCCGAGGTCCGGCAGGCGGTCGTCGACTGGCTGGCCGGCACCCATGGCGTGACCGGCCTCGGTCTCGACCAGGTGCTGCCCCTGATCGGCTCCAAGGAGTTCATCGCCTCGCTGCCGACCTACCTCGGCCTCGGGCCCGGTGACCTGATCGGCTACCCGGCGCTGGCCTACCCGACCTACGAGGTGGGCGCGGCGCTGGTCGGCGCCCGCGCCGTCGCCACCGACGCACTGACCACCTTCGGCCCCGAGACGCCGAAGCTGCTCTGGGTCAACTCGCCGTCGAACCCGTCCGGCCGGGTGCTCCCCAAGGAGCACCTCAAGAAGGTCGTCGACTGGTGCCGCGAGCGCGGGGTCCTGCTCGTCTCCGACGAGTGCTATCTCGACTGCGTCTGGGAGGGCGAGGCGTACTCCGTCCTGCATCCCGACATCTCCGGGGGATCGGCCGAGGGCATCCTCGTGGTCCACTCACTCTCCAAGCGCTCCAACCTCGCGGGCTACCGCTGCGCGTTCGTGGCCGGCGACCGCGACGTCATCGCCGAGTTGCTCGCGGTCCGCAAGAACCTGGGGCTGATGATGCCCGCGCCGCAGCAGCACGCCATGGCCGCCGTGCTCGGCGACGAGGCGCACGTCAAGGAGCAGCACGAGCGCTACCGCGCCCGTCGTACGGTGCTCCGGACGGCGCTGGAGGCCGCCGGCTACACGATCGAGCACTCCGAGGCGTCGCTCTACCTGTGGACCACCCGGGGCACTGCCGACGATGGCGGCCCGGACTGCTGGCAGCTGGTCGCCGATCTCGCGGCCCGGGGGATCCTGGTCGCGCCGGGCGCGTTCTACGGCGCCGCCGGCTCCCACCACGTCCGGATCGCACTCACCGCGACCGACGAGCGGATCGCCGCCGCGGCGGAACGGCTCGCCCCAACCCGTTGA
- a CDS encoding GNAT family N-acetyltransferase — MAEAGPGLPAGVRAATPADVPDVLRLIRALAEYEREPDAVVTTEADLHRWVFGDDAVARVLVADSAEGAVVGMALWFRTYSTWTGVPGIYLEDLYVEPAARGGGLGKALLTALARIAVDRGYRRVEWAVLDWNTPSIEFYEALGARPMQEWTTYRLTGPALAELGAPGT, encoded by the coding sequence GTGGCTGAGGCCGGGCCCGGCCTGCCGGCCGGGGTCCGCGCCGCGACGCCGGCGGACGTCCCCGACGTCCTCCGGCTGATCCGGGCGCTCGCCGAGTACGAGCGCGAGCCCGACGCCGTCGTGACGACCGAGGCCGACCTCCACCGCTGGGTGTTCGGTGACGACGCGGTCGCCCGGGTCCTGGTGGCCGATTCCGCGGAGGGGGCCGTCGTCGGCATGGCGCTGTGGTTCCGCACCTACTCCACCTGGACCGGCGTGCCGGGCATCTACCTCGAGGACCTGTACGTCGAGCCGGCCGCGCGCGGGGGCGGTCTGGGCAAGGCGCTGCTGACCGCGCTCGCCCGGATCGCCGTCGACCGCGGGTACCGCCGCGTCGAGTGGGCCGTGCTCGACTGGAACACGCCGTCGATCGAGTTCTACGAGGCCCTCGGTGCCCGGCCGATGCAGGAGTGGACGACCTACCGGCTGACCGGCCCGGCGCTCGCGGAGCTCGGCGCCCCCGGCACGTAG
- a CDS encoding SGNH/GDSL hydrolase family protein produces MSKASAARKLAAAALYGGGGLSALGAGLYGVLSAEARLARKTIGPARDEPPPDATGWYGRGRPGPAIRIALLGDSSAAGYGVERVEETPGALIASAVAEHADRRVYLREFCVVGAKSSDLAAQVDRALPIEPDAAVILIGGNDVTHTVRPSHSVRSLSDGVRRLIGAGATVVVGTCPDLGTIQPIAPPLRQVARAWSRRLAAAQTIAVVEEGGRTVSLGDILGPEFAAAPALLFGPDQFHPSARGYRALAGVLVPSVLAALEHAPDEAGLEAYRGEGVLPVTRAAVQAVNEPGTELGGTEVGGRRAGVRGLWVELRHRRGRKHVPGEAPEEHETAPDPA; encoded by the coding sequence GTGAGCAAGGCGTCCGCAGCCCGCAAGCTCGCCGCCGCCGCGCTGTACGGCGGGGGCGGGCTCTCCGCCCTCGGCGCGGGCCTCTACGGCGTGCTCTCCGCGGAGGCGCGGCTCGCCCGCAAGACCATCGGCCCCGCTCGCGACGAGCCGCCGCCGGACGCGACCGGGTGGTACGGCCGCGGCCGCCCCGGCCCGGCCATCCGGATCGCCCTGCTCGGCGACTCCAGCGCGGCCGGCTACGGCGTGGAGCGGGTCGAGGAGACTCCGGGCGCGCTGATCGCCTCCGCCGTCGCCGAGCACGCCGACCGCCGGGTCTACCTGCGCGAGTTCTGCGTCGTCGGCGCGAAGTCCTCCGACCTCGCTGCCCAGGTCGACCGGGCGCTGCCGATCGAGCCCGACGCCGCCGTCATCCTGATCGGCGGCAACGACGTCACCCACACCGTGCGGCCCTCGCACTCGGTGCGCTCGCTGTCCGACGGCGTACGCCGGCTGATCGGCGCGGGCGCGACCGTCGTCGTCGGCACCTGTCCCGACCTCGGCACCATCCAGCCGATCGCTCCCCCGCTGCGCCAGGTCGCGCGCGCCTGGTCGCGCCGGCTCGCCGCCGCGCAGACCATCGCCGTGGTCGAGGAGGGCGGCCGGACCGTCTCGCTCGGCGACATCCTCGGCCCGGAGTTCGCGGCGGCGCCCGCGCTGCTCTTCGGCCCCGACCAGTTCCACCCCTCCGCCCGGGGCTACCGGGCACTGGCCGGCGTCCTCGTCCCGTCGGTGCTCGCCGCGCTCGAGCACGCGCCCGATGAGGCCGGACTGGAGGCCTACCGCGGCGAGGGCGTCCTGCCCGTCACCCGGGCCGCTGTCCAGGCCGTCAACGAACCCGGCACCGAGCTGGGCGGCACCGAGGTCGGCGGTCGCCGGGCCGGCGTCCGTGGCCTCTGGGTGGAGCTGCGGCACCGCCGCGGTCGCAAGCACGTCCCCGGCGAGGCGCCCGAGGAGCACGAGACCGCCCCGGATCCGGCCTGA
- a CDS encoding thioesterase family protein produces MSYLLDDAVTAEPLGDGRYRVQVTADWNTANQTPNGGYVLALLQHAVLQDSAHPDALSISITYFRPALPGPADIQVREVRKGRRVSTYDAVLVQDAKEIAHAVVSTHDWDATGAVEHTPHAAPDVPRPEDCADVSALIPEGMMAILDRYRYRAPVVPGWFHGEPSGASEAVCWIRTADERPVDALLAGAMVDAFPPATAELGHLASATIQLTVHYRRRPTGTVWALGHVTARHVIAGYHDEDVELWDEQGRLIAQSRQLAIIAEG; encoded by the coding sequence GTGAGCTACCTCCTCGACGACGCGGTCACCGCGGAGCCCCTGGGCGACGGCCGGTACCGGGTCCAGGTCACCGCCGACTGGAACACCGCGAACCAGACACCCAACGGCGGCTACGTCCTCGCCCTGCTCCAGCACGCCGTGCTCCAGGACTCGGCGCACCCGGACGCGCTGAGCATCTCGATCACCTACTTCCGGCCCGCCCTGCCCGGTCCGGCCGACATCCAGGTGCGGGAGGTCCGCAAGGGCCGCCGGGTGTCGACGTACGACGCGGTGCTGGTGCAGGACGCCAAGGAGATCGCGCACGCCGTGGTCAGTACCCACGACTGGGACGCCACCGGCGCGGTCGAGCACACGCCGCACGCGGCGCCCGACGTGCCGCGCCCCGAGGACTGCGCCGACGTGAGCGCCCTGATCCCGGAGGGGATGATGGCGATCCTCGACCGGTACCGCTACCGCGCCCCGGTCGTCCCGGGCTGGTTCCACGGCGAGCCGTCCGGGGCGAGCGAGGCGGTCTGCTGGATCCGGACCGCGGACGAGCGTCCGGTCGACGCCCTCCTCGCCGGCGCCATGGTCGACGCCTTCCCGCCCGCCACCGCCGAGCTCGGTCACCTCGCCTCGGCCACGATCCAGCTCACCGTCCATTACCGCCGGCGGCCGACCGGCACCGTCTGGGCGCTGGGTCACGTCACGGCCCGCCACGTCATCGCCGGCTACCACGACGAGGACGTCGAGCTGTGGGACGAGCAGGGCCGGCTGATCGCGCAGAGCCGGCAGCTGGCGATCATCGCCGAGGGCTAG
- a CDS encoding DinB family protein — protein sequence MTGELANYRDYLSQYRATLERKCAGLTPAQLATRSVPPSWLSLLGLVRHLARVEHFWFQRALVEVEGERIYDDGDAGFAIVEPTEDAVAEAWAAWREQVALADAWLDGLGDEDLGRTVTFRQGTETSSVRDILVHMIEEYARHCGHADLLRECLDGVTGE from the coding sequence ATGACCGGCGAGCTGGCGAACTACCGCGACTACCTCTCCCAGTACCGCGCGACCCTCGAGCGCAAGTGCGCGGGCCTGACACCCGCGCAGCTCGCCACCCGGTCGGTCCCGCCGAGCTGGCTGAGCCTGCTGGGCCTGGTCCGGCACCTGGCCCGGGTCGAGCACTTCTGGTTCCAGCGTGCGCTCGTGGAGGTCGAGGGCGAGCGCATCTACGACGACGGCGACGCCGGCTTCGCGATCGTGGAGCCGACCGAGGACGCGGTCGCGGAGGCCTGGGCGGCGTGGCGCGAGCAGGTCGCGCTCGCCGACGCCTGGCTGGACGGGCTCGGTGACGAGGATCTCGGCCGGACGGTCACCTTCCGCCAGGGCACCGAGACGTCCAGCGTGCGCGACATCCTCGTCCACATGATCGAGGAGTACGCGCGCCACTGCGGGCATGCCGACCTGCTGCGGGAGTGCCTCGACGGTGTCACCGGGGAGTGA
- a CDS encoding response regulator transcription factor → MSRIKVVLADDQALVRSGVRAILEADDDIEVVAEAEDGVTAARLALAHDADVVLMDVQMPGSDGLEGLTRYQDDGGRAGVVMLTLYDLDEHVDRALRAGASGFLLKTASPAELTAAVRDAAAGRAVFASSVTDRLVRAYRALEPQRALSAAAGRPPAPFDELSIREREVLRAMCDGLSNAEIADLLFLSETTVKTYVTRMLAKLGVRDRVQAVVLAHRAGLHHLATPGMSSEG, encoded by the coding sequence ATGAGTCGGATCAAGGTCGTCCTCGCCGATGACCAGGCCCTGGTGCGCAGCGGTGTCCGCGCGATCCTCGAGGCCGACGACGACATCGAGGTGGTCGCCGAGGCCGAGGACGGCGTCACGGCCGCGCGGCTCGCGCTGGCCCACGACGCCGACGTCGTGCTGATGGACGTCCAGATGCCGGGGTCCGACGGGCTGGAGGGCCTGACCCGGTACCAGGACGACGGTGGCCGGGCCGGCGTGGTGATGCTGACCCTCTACGACCTCGACGAGCACGTCGACCGCGCGCTGCGTGCGGGCGCCTCCGGCTTCCTGCTCAAGACCGCCAGTCCGGCCGAGCTGACCGCCGCCGTCCGCGACGCCGCGGCCGGACGAGCCGTGTTCGCGTCGTCGGTGACCGACCGGCTGGTGCGGGCCTACCGTGCCCTGGAGCCGCAGCGCGCGCTGAGCGCCGCGGCCGGGCGCCCGCCGGCCCCGTTCGACGAGCTGAGCATCCGCGAGCGGGAGGTGCTGCGGGCGATGTGCGACGGGCTCTCGAACGCCGAGATCGCGGACCTGCTGTTCCTGAGCGAGACCACCGTCAAGACCTATGTGACCCGGATGCTGGCCAAGCTCGGCGTGCGCGACCGGGTGCAGGCCGTGGTCCTGGCCCACCGGGCCGGCCTCCACCACCTGGCGACGCCGGGCATGTCATCCGAAGGTTGA
- a CDS encoding GNAT family N-acetyltransferase, translating to MGQRIVVRRVLRGRTGPSGGPAFTDVLGTCLAWDADSCLVERADGEKVRIALADVVSGKPVPPRAPARMRVSSRDAEAHTAALWPGVETAPLGAWVLRSETRPSGRLLKRANSCLAMGDPDRPVPEALATVAAFYAERGRDPLVQVETGSEVEAAVAAAGWAPLGVGDAELWLASVSRVRRALPPSATAPATPVELSVTGSRAVVSAGSGCDPVAEGHAAVDGDWVGLHGVTVDPSYRRRGLGAAVVARLLGWAAEQGALTAWLHVEAENPGGQAFWERLGFAAHHSCRYYVPGAPSSASAGPVSR from the coding sequence GTGGGCCAGCGGATCGTCGTCCGCCGGGTGCTGCGCGGGCGGACCGGACCGAGCGGCGGGCCGGCCTTCACCGACGTCCTCGGGACCTGCCTGGCGTGGGACGCCGACAGCTGCCTGGTCGAGCGGGCCGACGGCGAGAAGGTCCGGATCGCGCTGGCCGACGTCGTCTCCGGTAAGCCGGTGCCACCGCGCGCGCCGGCGCGGATGCGGGTGAGCTCCCGCGACGCCGAGGCCCACACCGCGGCGCTCTGGCCGGGCGTCGAGACCGCGCCGCTGGGCGCCTGGGTGTTGCGCAGCGAGACCCGGCCGTCTGGCCGGCTGCTCAAGCGCGCGAACTCCTGCCTGGCGATGGGCGATCCCGACCGTCCGGTCCCGGAGGCGCTCGCCACCGTCGCCGCCTTCTACGCCGAGCGTGGCCGCGACCCGCTGGTCCAGGTCGAGACCGGCTCGGAGGTCGAGGCGGCCGTGGCCGCCGCGGGGTGGGCGCCGCTGGGCGTGGGCGACGCCGAGCTGTGGCTCGCCTCCGTGTCGCGGGTACGCCGGGCGCTGCCACCGTCCGCGACGGCACCGGCCACGCCGGTCGAGCTCTCCGTCACCGGCTCGCGCGCGGTCGTCAGCGCCGGCAGCGGGTGCGACCCCGTGGCCGAGGGGCACGCGGCGGTCGACGGCGACTGGGTCGGCCTGCACGGCGTCACGGTGGACCCGTCGTACCGTCGGCGCGGGCTGGGCGCCGCTGTCGTCGCGCGGCTGCTGGGCTGGGCGGCCGAGCAGGGCGCGCTGACCGCGTGGCTGCACGTCGAGGCCGAGAACCCCGGCGGGCAGGCGTTCTGGGAGCGGTTGGGCTTCGCGGCCCACCACAGCTGCCGCTACTACGTGCCGGGGGCGCCGAGCTCCGCGAGCGCCGGGCCGGTCAGCCGGTAG
- a CDS encoding ferredoxin family protein, producing the protein MTYIISQPCVDVKDRACVDECPVDCIYEGKRMLYIHPDECVDCGACEPVCPVEAIFYEDDVPEEWKDYYDANVKFFDDLGSPGGAAKMGEIDKDAEFIAALEPQNQDH; encoded by the coding sequence ATGACCTACATCATCTCGCAGCCGTGCGTCGATGTTAAGGACCGTGCGTGCGTCGATGAGTGTCCGGTCGACTGCATCTACGAGGGCAAGCGGATGCTCTACATCCACCCCGACGAGTGCGTCGACTGCGGTGCCTGCGAGCCGGTCTGCCCGGTCGAGGCGATCTTCTACGAGGACGACGTCCCGGAGGAGTGGAAGGACTACTACGACGCCAACGTGAAGTTCTTCGACGACCTCGGCTCGCCCGGCGGTGCCGCCAAGATGGGCGAGATCGACAAGGACGCCGAGTTCATCGCTGCGCTCGAGCCGCAGAACCAGGATCACTGA
- the dapD gene encoding 2,3,4,5-tetrahydropyridine-2,6-dicarboxylate N-succinyltransferase produces MTAAWGFGLTTYAADRTVLDTWFPAPALGERPADAQAPAELVALEGTDEARGVTREVSLVEIPDLAAAPADTVEVWLRLHLLSTRLVQPHGQSLDGIFGLLTNVVWTSAGPCAVEGFELTRARLQAAGQHVTVYGVDKFPRLVDYVIPAGVRIADADRVRLGAHLAAGTTVMHEGFVNFNAGTLGTSMVEGRISAGVVVGDGSDIGGGASIMGTLSGGGKQVIAVGQRCLLGANAGIGISLGDDCVVEAGCYVTAGTKVTVLEPGKDARVVKAAELSGASNVLYRRNSVSGAIEAVPWQGEGIALNAALHAN; encoded by the coding sequence GTGACTGCTGCCTGGGGCTTCGGCCTGACGACCTATGCCGCCGACCGGACCGTTCTGGACACCTGGTTCCCCGCCCCCGCGCTGGGCGAGCGGCCCGCCGACGCGCAGGCTCCCGCCGAGCTGGTCGCGCTCGAGGGCACCGACGAGGCGCGCGGCGTCACCCGCGAGGTCTCCCTGGTCGAGATCCCCGACCTGGCCGCGGCGCCGGCCGACACCGTCGAGGTGTGGCTGCGCCTGCACCTGCTGTCGACGCGGCTCGTCCAGCCGCACGGACAGAGCCTCGACGGCATCTTCGGACTGCTGACCAATGTCGTGTGGACCTCGGCCGGACCGTGCGCCGTCGAGGGCTTCGAGCTCACCCGCGCGCGACTGCAGGCCGCGGGCCAGCACGTCACCGTGTACGGCGTCGACAAGTTCCCGCGCCTGGTCGACTACGTGATCCCGGCCGGTGTCCGCATCGCCGACGCCGACCGGGTCCGCCTCGGCGCGCACCTCGCCGCGGGCACCACCGTCATGCACGAGGGCTTCGTGAACTTCAACGCCGGCACGCTCGGCACCTCGATGGTCGAGGGCCGGATCTCGGCGGGCGTCGTCGTGGGCGACGGCTCCGACATCGGCGGCGGCGCCTCGATCATGGGCACCCTCTCCGGTGGCGGCAAGCAGGTCATCGCCGTAGGGCAGCGCTGCCTGCTGGGCGCCAACGCCGGCATCGGCATCTCGCTGGGCGACGACTGCGTGGTCGAAGCCGGTTGCTATGTCACCGCCGGCACCAAGGTCACCGTCCTCGAGCCCGGCAAGGACGCCCGGGTCGTGAAGGCGGCTGAGCTCTCGGGGGCCAGCAACGTGCTGTACCGCCGCAACTCGGTGTCCGGCGCGATCGAGGCCGTCCCGTGGCAGGGCGAGGGCATCGCCCTCAACGCCGCGCTGCACGCCAACTGA